In Oscarella lobularis chromosome 18, ooOscLobu1.1, whole genome shotgun sequence, the following proteins share a genomic window:
- the LOC136197630 gene encoding uncharacterized protein isoform X1 — protein MTSSRRLNSMFDLAEAHRSCLTSLAQLEATQFEQRPLLASSKKGISALARFPFLIMTQLVAFLLQVAALLLVNSVSSQSQFDVSSKWWKKHFGSLSDPSTCPKPEKPGNGSLKIVGVSKVEYACNPTYTLVGRKERSCACGEWIGSIPECRKDGEWSKWGDFSPCTKSCGGGRTTRQRQCDNPKPDRGGKYCDGSDTESRECNTDSCPPECPISGTLAFGPLTLTLLDDKRFLNVSCGDGYILADSTYSVLDCQLLNSTDVNALCVQTCSSLTNPQNGTVTLSDGGLTAQFECDLGFVLQGSQTLLCENGEWIGDEPQCDLVEDTVEVPPFPAFAGLLGSDPSIVLRQDSYVRSQTFFAPICSTVLSFNYRMSPTVETVDIETEMLESDIDSTIRNDSAIIARGNATLIGDGRVDLKFVCLEVKSCFNESLLPSAAVLRTLVRFVSPDSNDVLEISSMSVNEASNCSAGVNAEQSVRVKRDFDDDDDDDDDDDDDDLDDDYNYDYDYSDDDEVDCDDSISSGDCGFTSNPCGVASFAVDLVVDDDDDDEGISIAPLQQKKSVESDACSVDVCIPCLADTGVSVSDADSSAQKGRNRRSVQYHLARKRFCAHFREGRRFAIANSPKRLKKQFRRYLSFGYDLGGGAHNLVVKVVCFWGNKNRKSSVIKLGKNKRKNFKKNFKNNDPKRGTICLKLRKQRKCNEFQIEFTASGKSKVCVNSIKYMSKKHYLFSFHCGTIDNQ, from the exons ATGACTTCATCGCGGAGACTCAACTCCATGTTTGATCTCGCAGAAGCCCACAGATCgtgtctgacgtcactggcaCAATTAGAAGCCACGCAGTTTGAGCAAAGACCTCTTCTAGCATCTTCAAAGAAG GGCATATCTGCTTTGGCTCGTTTTCCATTCCTCATCATGACCCAGCTTGTTGCGTTCCTTCTTCAAGTTGCTGCACTCCTACTCGTCAATTCGGTCTCATCTCAATCTCAATTCGACGTATCGTCAAAGTGGTGGAAGAAACACTTCGGCTCGCTGTCTGACC CATCCACGTGCCCGAAACCCGAAAAACCTGGGAACGGCAGTTTGAAGATTGTCGGCGTAAGCAAAGTCGAATACGCGTGCAATCCCACCTACACGCTAGTGGGCCGAAAAGAGCGTTCGTGCGCCTGTGGCGAATGGATAGGATCCATCCCGGAATGTAGAAAAG ACGGAGAATGGAGTAAGTGGGGGGACTTTAGTCCGTGCACGAAAtcgtgcggcggcggccgaaCGACGCGCCAACGCCAGTGCGACAATCCCAAGCCCGATCGTGGCGGCAAGTATTGCGATGGAAGCGACACGGAAAGTCGAGAGTGCAATACGGATTCGTGTCCACCAG AATGCCCCATTAGCGGCACCCTTGCTTTTGGTCCGCTCACTCTCACGCTCCTCGATGACAAACGATTTCTCAATGTCTCGTGTGGCGACGGCTACATCCTAGCCGACTCCACCTATTCTGTTTTGGATTGCCAGTTGCTCAATAGCACCGACGTGAACGCATTGTGTGTACAGA CCTGCAGCTCATTAACGAACCCTCAAAACGGTACAGTGACACTGAGCGACGGCGGTCTCACCGCTCAATTTGAATGCGACCTCGGATTCGTCCTCCAAGGATCGCAGACTCTTCTTTGCGAGAACGGGGAGTGGATCGGCGATGAGCCCCAATGCG ATTTGGTCGAGGACACTGTCGAGGTTCCACCTTTTCCCGCCTTTGCTGGTCTTCTCGGAAGCGACCCGTCGATTGTTCTCCGACAGGATAGCTACGTTCGATCTCAGACCTTCTTCGCTCCCATATGCTCGACCGTTCTTTCATTCAACTATCGAATGTCTCCGACAGTAGAAACTGTAGACATCGAAACGGAAATGCTCGAATCAGACATCGACTCGACTATACGAAACGACTCGGCTATCATTGCTCGCGGCAACGCCACGCTCATAGGAGACGGacgcgtcgatttgaagtTCGTCTGTCTCGAAGTCAAATCGTGCTTCAACGAGTCGCTGTTAccttccgccgccgttctACGGACGTTAGTGCGTTTCGTTTCACCCGACTCTAATGACGTACTGGAAATCAGTTCCATGTCCGTCAATGAGGCATCCAATTGTtcag CAGGAGTCAACGCCGAGCAATCGGTTCGAGTCAagcgcgatttcgacgacgatgacgacgacgacgacgacgacgacgacgacgacctcGACGATGATTACAACTACGACTATGActacagcgacgacgacgaagtcgattgcGACGATTCGATCTCGAGCGGCGATTGCGGTTTTACGAGCAATCCGTGCGGCGTTGCTTCGTTTGCAGTCGATCTCGTtgtcgatgatgacgacgacgacgaaggaataTCGATAGCGCCCTTGCAGCAGAAAAAGTCGGTAGAAAGCGACGCGTGCTCGGTTGACGTCTGCATTCCGTGTCTTGCCGACACGGGAGTGTCCGTTTCTGATGCCGACAGCTCTGCCCAGAAAGGAAGGAATCGGCGATCCGTTCAATACCACTTGG CGAGGAAGCGTTTTTGTGCACATTTTAGGGAAGGAAGGCGCTTTGCCATCGCAAATTCACCCAAGAGGCTCAAAAAACAATTTAGACGATATTTGTCATTTGGATACGATTTGGGCGGAGGCGCTCACAACTTGGTCGTTAAGGTCGTGTGCTTTTGGGGAAATAAGAACAGAAAGAGTTCTGTGATTAAACTTGGCAAGAACAAAAGGaagaattttaaaaaaaactTTAAGAATAACGATCCCAAAAGAGGTACAATTTGTCTGAAGCtgcgaaagcaaagaaaatgcaACGAGTTTCAAATTGAATTCACTGCTAGTGGAAAAAGCAAGGTGTGCGTCAATTCAATCAAATACATGTCAAAGAAACACTatcttttttcatttcattgcG GAACGATTGATAACCAGTAA
- the LOC136197630 gene encoding uncharacterized protein isoform X3, with protein MYMYIEVVDSEDACSEGSRFCMGELWLKGISALARFPFLIMTQLVAFLLQVAALLLVNSVSSQSQFDVSSKWWKKHFGSLSDPSTCPKPEKPGNGSLKIVGVSKVEYACNPTYTLVGRKERSCACGEWIGSIPECRKDGEWSKWGDFSPCTKSCGGGRTTRQRQCDNPKPDRGGKYCDGSDTESRECNTDSCPPECPISGTLAFGPLTLTLLDDKRFLNVSCGDGYILADSTYSVLDCQLLNSTDVNALCVQTCSSLTNPQNGTVTLSDGGLTAQFECDLGFVLQGSQTLLCENGEWIGDEPQCDLVEDTVEVPPFPAFAGLLGSDPSIVLRQDSYVRSQTFFAPICSTVLSFNYRMSPTVETVDIETEMLESDIDSTIRNDSAIIARGNATLIGDGRVDLKFVCLEVKSCFNESLLPSAAVLRTLVRFVSPDSNDVLEISSMSVNEASNCSAGVNAEQSVRVKRDFDDDDDDDDDDDDDDLDDDYNYDYDYSDDDEVDCDDSISSGDCGFTSNPCGVASFAVDLVVDDDDDDEGISIAPLQQKKSVESDACSVDVCIPCLADTGVSVSDADSSAQKGRNRRSVQYHLARKRFCAHFREGRRFAIANSPKRLKKQFRRYLSFGYDLGGGAHNLVVKVVCFWGNKNRKSSVIKLGKNKRKNFKKNFKNNDPKRGTICLKLRKQRKCNEFQIEFTASGKSKVCVNSIKYMSKKHYLFSFHCGTIDNQ; from the exons atgtacatgtatatagAAGTCGTTGATAGCGAGGACGCGTGCAG CGAAGGAAGTCGTTTTTGCATGGGCGAATTGTGGTTAAAGGGCATATCTGCTTTGGCTCGTTTTCCATTCCTCATCATGACCCAGCTTGTTGCGTTCCTTCTTCAAGTTGCTGCACTCCTACTCGTCAATTCGGTCTCATCTCAATCTCAATTCGACGTATCGTCAAAGTGGTGGAAGAAACACTTCGGCTCGCTGTCTGACC CATCCACGTGCCCGAAACCCGAAAAACCTGGGAACGGCAGTTTGAAGATTGTCGGCGTAAGCAAAGTCGAATACGCGTGCAATCCCACCTACACGCTAGTGGGCCGAAAAGAGCGTTCGTGCGCCTGTGGCGAATGGATAGGATCCATCCCGGAATGTAGAAAAG ACGGAGAATGGAGTAAGTGGGGGGACTTTAGTCCGTGCACGAAAtcgtgcggcggcggccgaaCGACGCGCCAACGCCAGTGCGACAATCCCAAGCCCGATCGTGGCGGCAAGTATTGCGATGGAAGCGACACGGAAAGTCGAGAGTGCAATACGGATTCGTGTCCACCAG AATGCCCCATTAGCGGCACCCTTGCTTTTGGTCCGCTCACTCTCACGCTCCTCGATGACAAACGATTTCTCAATGTCTCGTGTGGCGACGGCTACATCCTAGCCGACTCCACCTATTCTGTTTTGGATTGCCAGTTGCTCAATAGCACCGACGTGAACGCATTGTGTGTACAGA CCTGCAGCTCATTAACGAACCCTCAAAACGGTACAGTGACACTGAGCGACGGCGGTCTCACCGCTCAATTTGAATGCGACCTCGGATTCGTCCTCCAAGGATCGCAGACTCTTCTTTGCGAGAACGGGGAGTGGATCGGCGATGAGCCCCAATGCG ATTTGGTCGAGGACACTGTCGAGGTTCCACCTTTTCCCGCCTTTGCTGGTCTTCTCGGAAGCGACCCGTCGATTGTTCTCCGACAGGATAGCTACGTTCGATCTCAGACCTTCTTCGCTCCCATATGCTCGACCGTTCTTTCATTCAACTATCGAATGTCTCCGACAGTAGAAACTGTAGACATCGAAACGGAAATGCTCGAATCAGACATCGACTCGACTATACGAAACGACTCGGCTATCATTGCTCGCGGCAACGCCACGCTCATAGGAGACGGacgcgtcgatttgaagtTCGTCTGTCTCGAAGTCAAATCGTGCTTCAACGAGTCGCTGTTAccttccgccgccgttctACGGACGTTAGTGCGTTTCGTTTCACCCGACTCTAATGACGTACTGGAAATCAGTTCCATGTCCGTCAATGAGGCATCCAATTGTtcag CAGGAGTCAACGCCGAGCAATCGGTTCGAGTCAagcgcgatttcgacgacgatgacgacgacgacgacgacgacgacgacgacgacctcGACGATGATTACAACTACGACTATGActacagcgacgacgacgaagtcgattgcGACGATTCGATCTCGAGCGGCGATTGCGGTTTTACGAGCAATCCGTGCGGCGTTGCTTCGTTTGCAGTCGATCTCGTtgtcgatgatgacgacgacgacgaaggaataTCGATAGCGCCCTTGCAGCAGAAAAAGTCGGTAGAAAGCGACGCGTGCTCGGTTGACGTCTGCATTCCGTGTCTTGCCGACACGGGAGTGTCCGTTTCTGATGCCGACAGCTCTGCCCAGAAAGGAAGGAATCGGCGATCCGTTCAATACCACTTGG CGAGGAAGCGTTTTTGTGCACATTTTAGGGAAGGAAGGCGCTTTGCCATCGCAAATTCACCCAAGAGGCTCAAAAAACAATTTAGACGATATTTGTCATTTGGATACGATTTGGGCGGAGGCGCTCACAACTTGGTCGTTAAGGTCGTGTGCTTTTGGGGAAATAAGAACAGAAAGAGTTCTGTGATTAAACTTGGCAAGAACAAAAGGaagaattttaaaaaaaactTTAAGAATAACGATCCCAAAAGAGGTACAATTTGTCTGAAGCtgcgaaagcaaagaaaatgcaACGAGTTTCAAATTGAATTCACTGCTAGTGGAAAAAGCAAGGTGTGCGTCAATTCAATCAAATACATGTCAAAGAAACACTatcttttttcatttcattgcG GAACGATTGATAACCAGTAA
- the LOC136197630 gene encoding uncharacterized protein isoform X4 yields the protein MGELWLKGISALARFPFLIMTQLVAFLLQVAALLLVNSVSSQSQFDVSSKWWKKHFGSLSDPSTCPKPEKPGNGSLKIVGVSKVEYACNPTYTLVGRKERSCACGEWIGSIPECRKDGEWSKWGDFSPCTKSCGGGRTTRQRQCDNPKPDRGGKYCDGSDTESRECNTDSCPPECPISGTLAFGPLTLTLLDDKRFLNVSCGDGYILADSTYSVLDCQLLNSTDVNALCVQTCSSLTNPQNGTVTLSDGGLTAQFECDLGFVLQGSQTLLCENGEWIGDEPQCDLVEDTVEVPPFPAFAGLLGSDPSIVLRQDSYVRSQTFFAPICSTVLSFNYRMSPTVETVDIETEMLESDIDSTIRNDSAIIARGNATLIGDGRVDLKFVCLEVKSCFNESLLPSAAVLRTLVRFVSPDSNDVLEISSMSVNEASNCSAGVNAEQSVRVKRDFDDDDDDDDDDDDDDLDDDYNYDYDYSDDDEVDCDDSISSGDCGFTSNPCGVASFAVDLVVDDDDDDEGISIAPLQQKKSVESDACSVDVCIPCLADTGVSVSDADSSAQKGRNRRSVQYHLARKRFCAHFREGRRFAIANSPKRLKKQFRRYLSFGYDLGGGAHNLVVKVVCFWGNKNRKSSVIKLGKNKRKNFKKNFKNNDPKRGTICLKLRKQRKCNEFQIEFTASGKSKVCVNSIKYMSKKHYLFSFHCGTIDNQ from the exons ATGGGCGAATTGTGGTTAAAGGGCATATCTGCTTTGGCTCGTTTTCCATTCCTCATCATGACCCAGCTTGTTGCGTTCCTTCTTCAAGTTGCTGCACTCCTACTCGTCAATTCGGTCTCATCTCAATCTCAATTCGACGTATCGTCAAAGTGGTGGAAGAAACACTTCGGCTCGCTGTCTGACC CATCCACGTGCCCGAAACCCGAAAAACCTGGGAACGGCAGTTTGAAGATTGTCGGCGTAAGCAAAGTCGAATACGCGTGCAATCCCACCTACACGCTAGTGGGCCGAAAAGAGCGTTCGTGCGCCTGTGGCGAATGGATAGGATCCATCCCGGAATGTAGAAAAG ACGGAGAATGGAGTAAGTGGGGGGACTTTAGTCCGTGCACGAAAtcgtgcggcggcggccgaaCGACGCGCCAACGCCAGTGCGACAATCCCAAGCCCGATCGTGGCGGCAAGTATTGCGATGGAAGCGACACGGAAAGTCGAGAGTGCAATACGGATTCGTGTCCACCAG AATGCCCCATTAGCGGCACCCTTGCTTTTGGTCCGCTCACTCTCACGCTCCTCGATGACAAACGATTTCTCAATGTCTCGTGTGGCGACGGCTACATCCTAGCCGACTCCACCTATTCTGTTTTGGATTGCCAGTTGCTCAATAGCACCGACGTGAACGCATTGTGTGTACAGA CCTGCAGCTCATTAACGAACCCTCAAAACGGTACAGTGACACTGAGCGACGGCGGTCTCACCGCTCAATTTGAATGCGACCTCGGATTCGTCCTCCAAGGATCGCAGACTCTTCTTTGCGAGAACGGGGAGTGGATCGGCGATGAGCCCCAATGCG ATTTGGTCGAGGACACTGTCGAGGTTCCACCTTTTCCCGCCTTTGCTGGTCTTCTCGGAAGCGACCCGTCGATTGTTCTCCGACAGGATAGCTACGTTCGATCTCAGACCTTCTTCGCTCCCATATGCTCGACCGTTCTTTCATTCAACTATCGAATGTCTCCGACAGTAGAAACTGTAGACATCGAAACGGAAATGCTCGAATCAGACATCGACTCGACTATACGAAACGACTCGGCTATCATTGCTCGCGGCAACGCCACGCTCATAGGAGACGGacgcgtcgatttgaagtTCGTCTGTCTCGAAGTCAAATCGTGCTTCAACGAGTCGCTGTTAccttccgccgccgttctACGGACGTTAGTGCGTTTCGTTTCACCCGACTCTAATGACGTACTGGAAATCAGTTCCATGTCCGTCAATGAGGCATCCAATTGTtcag CAGGAGTCAACGCCGAGCAATCGGTTCGAGTCAagcgcgatttcgacgacgatgacgacgacgacgacgacgacgacgacgacgacctcGACGATGATTACAACTACGACTATGActacagcgacgacgacgaagtcgattgcGACGATTCGATCTCGAGCGGCGATTGCGGTTTTACGAGCAATCCGTGCGGCGTTGCTTCGTTTGCAGTCGATCTCGTtgtcgatgatgacgacgacgacgaaggaataTCGATAGCGCCCTTGCAGCAGAAAAAGTCGGTAGAAAGCGACGCGTGCTCGGTTGACGTCTGCATTCCGTGTCTTGCCGACACGGGAGTGTCCGTTTCTGATGCCGACAGCTCTGCCCAGAAAGGAAGGAATCGGCGATCCGTTCAATACCACTTGG CGAGGAAGCGTTTTTGTGCACATTTTAGGGAAGGAAGGCGCTTTGCCATCGCAAATTCACCCAAGAGGCTCAAAAAACAATTTAGACGATATTTGTCATTTGGATACGATTTGGGCGGAGGCGCTCACAACTTGGTCGTTAAGGTCGTGTGCTTTTGGGGAAATAAGAACAGAAAGAGTTCTGTGATTAAACTTGGCAAGAACAAAAGGaagaattttaaaaaaaactTTAAGAATAACGATCCCAAAAGAGGTACAATTTGTCTGAAGCtgcgaaagcaaagaaaatgcaACGAGTTTCAAATTGAATTCACTGCTAGTGGAAAAAGCAAGGTGTGCGTCAATTCAATCAAATACATGTCAAAGAAACACTatcttttttcatttcattgcG GAACGATTGATAACCAGTAA
- the LOC136197630 gene encoding uncharacterized protein isoform X2 → MTSSRRLNSMFDLAEAHRSCLTSLAQLEATQFEQRPLLASSKKGISALARFPFLIMTQLVAFLLQVAALLLVNSVSSQSQFDVSSKWWKKHFGSLSDPSTCPKPEKPGNGSLKIVGVSKVEYACNPTYTLVGRKERSCACGEWIGSIPECRKDGEWSKWGDFSPCTKSCGGGRTTRQRQCDNPKPDRGGKYCDGSDTESRECNTDSCPPECPISGTLAFGPLTLTLLDDKRFLNVSCGDGYILADSTYSVLDCQLLNSTDVNALCVQTCSSLTNPQNGTVTLSDGGLTAQFECDLGFVLQGSQTLLCENGEWIGDEPQCDLVEDTVEVPPFPAFAGLLGSDPSIVLRQDSYVRSQTFFAPICSTVLSFNYRMSPTVETVDIETEMLESDIDSTIRNDSAIIARGNATLIGDGRVDLKFVCLEVKSCFNESLLPSAAVLRTLVRFVSPDSNDVLEISSMSVNEASNCSGVNAEQSVRVKRDFDDDDDDDDDDDDDDLDDDYNYDYDYSDDDEVDCDDSISSGDCGFTSNPCGVASFAVDLVVDDDDDDEGISIAPLQQKKSVESDACSVDVCIPCLADTGVSVSDADSSAQKGRNRRSVQYHLARKRFCAHFREGRRFAIANSPKRLKKQFRRYLSFGYDLGGGAHNLVVKVVCFWGNKNRKSSVIKLGKNKRKNFKKNFKNNDPKRGTICLKLRKQRKCNEFQIEFTASGKSKVCVNSIKYMSKKHYLFSFHCGTIDNQ, encoded by the exons ATGACTTCATCGCGGAGACTCAACTCCATGTTTGATCTCGCAGAAGCCCACAGATCgtgtctgacgtcactggcaCAATTAGAAGCCACGCAGTTTGAGCAAAGACCTCTTCTAGCATCTTCAAAGAAG GGCATATCTGCTTTGGCTCGTTTTCCATTCCTCATCATGACCCAGCTTGTTGCGTTCCTTCTTCAAGTTGCTGCACTCCTACTCGTCAATTCGGTCTCATCTCAATCTCAATTCGACGTATCGTCAAAGTGGTGGAAGAAACACTTCGGCTCGCTGTCTGACC CATCCACGTGCCCGAAACCCGAAAAACCTGGGAACGGCAGTTTGAAGATTGTCGGCGTAAGCAAAGTCGAATACGCGTGCAATCCCACCTACACGCTAGTGGGCCGAAAAGAGCGTTCGTGCGCCTGTGGCGAATGGATAGGATCCATCCCGGAATGTAGAAAAG ACGGAGAATGGAGTAAGTGGGGGGACTTTAGTCCGTGCACGAAAtcgtgcggcggcggccgaaCGACGCGCCAACGCCAGTGCGACAATCCCAAGCCCGATCGTGGCGGCAAGTATTGCGATGGAAGCGACACGGAAAGTCGAGAGTGCAATACGGATTCGTGTCCACCAG AATGCCCCATTAGCGGCACCCTTGCTTTTGGTCCGCTCACTCTCACGCTCCTCGATGACAAACGATTTCTCAATGTCTCGTGTGGCGACGGCTACATCCTAGCCGACTCCACCTATTCTGTTTTGGATTGCCAGTTGCTCAATAGCACCGACGTGAACGCATTGTGTGTACAGA CCTGCAGCTCATTAACGAACCCTCAAAACGGTACAGTGACACTGAGCGACGGCGGTCTCACCGCTCAATTTGAATGCGACCTCGGATTCGTCCTCCAAGGATCGCAGACTCTTCTTTGCGAGAACGGGGAGTGGATCGGCGATGAGCCCCAATGCG ATTTGGTCGAGGACACTGTCGAGGTTCCACCTTTTCCCGCCTTTGCTGGTCTTCTCGGAAGCGACCCGTCGATTGTTCTCCGACAGGATAGCTACGTTCGATCTCAGACCTTCTTCGCTCCCATATGCTCGACCGTTCTTTCATTCAACTATCGAATGTCTCCGACAGTAGAAACTGTAGACATCGAAACGGAAATGCTCGAATCAGACATCGACTCGACTATACGAAACGACTCGGCTATCATTGCTCGCGGCAACGCCACGCTCATAGGAGACGGacgcgtcgatttgaagtTCGTCTGTCTCGAAGTCAAATCGTGCTTCAACGAGTCGCTGTTAccttccgccgccgttctACGGACGTTAGTGCGTTTCGTTTCACCCGACTCTAATGACGTACTGGAAATCAGTTCCATGTCCGTCAATGAGGCATCCAATTGTtcag GAGTCAACGCCGAGCAATCGGTTCGAGTCAagcgcgatttcgacgacgatgacgacgacgacgacgacgacgacgacgacgacctcGACGATGATTACAACTACGACTATGActacagcgacgacgacgaagtcgattgcGACGATTCGATCTCGAGCGGCGATTGCGGTTTTACGAGCAATCCGTGCGGCGTTGCTTCGTTTGCAGTCGATCTCGTtgtcgatgatgacgacgacgacgaaggaataTCGATAGCGCCCTTGCAGCAGAAAAAGTCGGTAGAAAGCGACGCGTGCTCGGTTGACGTCTGCATTCCGTGTCTTGCCGACACGGGAGTGTCCGTTTCTGATGCCGACAGCTCTGCCCAGAAAGGAAGGAATCGGCGATCCGTTCAATACCACTTGG CGAGGAAGCGTTTTTGTGCACATTTTAGGGAAGGAAGGCGCTTTGCCATCGCAAATTCACCCAAGAGGCTCAAAAAACAATTTAGACGATATTTGTCATTTGGATACGATTTGGGCGGAGGCGCTCACAACTTGGTCGTTAAGGTCGTGTGCTTTTGGGGAAATAAGAACAGAAAGAGTTCTGTGATTAAACTTGGCAAGAACAAAAGGaagaattttaaaaaaaactTTAAGAATAACGATCCCAAAAGAGGTACAATTTGTCTGAAGCtgcgaaagcaaagaaaatgcaACGAGTTTCAAATTGAATTCACTGCTAGTGGAAAAAGCAAGGTGTGCGTCAATTCAATCAAATACATGTCAAAGAAACACTatcttttttcatttcattgcG GAACGATTGATAACCAGTAA
- the LOC136197805 gene encoding cathepsin B-like, giving the protein MHVVQHLLSVVTLLLITICTGAARDNPHRKSAYLQSIAKRVNSDAESTWHASKTLAGIESQNADLLRQERDAPASVDWSTSGLLRPVDDQGTCGSCWAFASAHAFDDYRSLQAKAQQTATSVHRITACCEYSGCNGCDGGQPGSGFVFLKEEGTVPHACERYDIRTLLLNPTCPRFCDDGSTEITPALRSQYKLSDFSSVNPLTVAKMKEALALGPLVAVLIVYSDFMTYSKGIYRYKRGNCEGGHLIEVVGYGSEDGEDYWICKNSWGIRWGEKGFFRIAAGVEKEHGIEQIALAPFPIAGSTTSFQESSGFLLGVNEHRETDDAIVLEAANFGAYELNPFCPGKDIDRTVIRNLTLIKVNRASRKIVSGVQITLTATYQEQGCPVQTNYELVVVMSTEGEYSLLRSRFVPSENSAASRCNVNWLMTLLLLFGVAEILWNGGGD; this is encoded by the coding sequence ATGCACGTCGTTCAACATTTGCTCAGCGTCGTCACTCTGTTACTCATAACAATCTGCACAGGTGCGGCACGAGACAATCCCCACCGAAAGTCGGCTTATCTGCAGTCCATTGCTAAACGAGTCAATAGCGACGCTGAATCGACGTGGCATGCGTCCAAGACCCTTGCCGGCATCGAATCTCAAAACGCAGATCTTCTACGCCAAGAACGCGACGCCCCAGCTTCCGTAGACTGGAGCACCAGCGGGCTCCTTCGCCCCGTTGACGACCAAGGCACCTGCGGATCGTGCTGGGCATTCGCTTCAGCGCACGCCTTCGACGACTATCGTTCGCTTCAAGCCAAAGCACAGCAAACTGCGACGTCCGTTCATCGAATTACCGCCTGTTGCGAGTATTCAGGCTGCAACGGCTGTGACGGCGGTCAACCAGGGAGcggttttgtttttctaaaGGAAGAAGGAACGGTGCCTCATGCGTGCGAACGGTACGACATACGAACCTTACTTCTAAACCCGACATGCCCTAGATTCTGTGACGACGGATCAACCGAGATCACGCCTGCGCTCAGGTCACAGTACAAATTGAGTGACTTCAGTTCCGTAAATCCACTCACAGTAGCAAAGATGAAAGAAGCGCTGGCATTGGGCCCACTTGTGGCTGTCTTAATCGTGTACTCTGACTTCATGACCTACTCGAAAGGCATCTATCGTTACAAGAGAGGTAATTGCGAAGGCGGTCATCTTATTGAGGTAGTTGGCTATGGCAGCGAAGATGGCGAGGACTATTGGATATGTAAGAACAGCTGGGGAATTCGCTGGGGCGAAAAGGGCTTTTTCAGAATCGCCGCAGGAGTTGAGAAAGAACACGGAATAGAGCAAATCGCCCTTGCTCCGTTCCCCATTGCAGGTAGCACGACTTCCTTTCAAGAATCCTCTGGCTTTCTTCTTGGCGTTAATGAGCACAGAGAAACTGACGATGCAATAGTACTTGAAGCAGCCAACTTTGGAGCATATGAACTCAATCCATTTTGCCCAGGAAAAGACATCGATCGTACAGTAATTCGTAATCTGACCCTTATCAAGGTGAACAGAGCATCCCGTAAGATCGTAAGCGGAGTGCAGATTACTTTAACCGCTACTTACCAAGAACAAGGATGTCCTGTGCAGACGAACTATGAGTTGGTCGTTGTTATGAGTACTGAAGGCGAGTACAGTCTTCTTCGGTCACGGTTTGTACCGTCCGAGAATTCAGCAGCTTCTCGTTGCAATGTGAATTGGTTGATGACTTTGCTTCTTCTGTTTGGAGTTGCAGAAATTCTTTGGAATGGCGGTGGTGACTGA